CATGCAGGTACCATTAAAATTGGCTACCCGACAAGTCTCGCGCGTTACTGGCTTCCAACTGTAATTTCGGCATATAGGGATTCCCATCCAAATGTGAACTTTCATTTGCGTCAAGGCTCCTATTCCTACTTAATCGATTCGGTAAAAAACGGTGAAATTGATTTGGCCTTTCTCGGCCCAGTCCCGATGAAAGATCCAGATCTAGTAGCAAAAATTTTATTTATGGAAAATATCGTTGCCTTACTGCCTAATCATCACCCTCTGGCAGATAGAAAAAGTTTATTTCTAAGTGATTTGCGGACCGACCCATTCGTCTTATTTCCAAATGGGTATGTTCTTCGAAAAATTGCTGTGGAGGCATGCCAGCAAGCGGGCTTTGAACCAAACATTGCATCTGAGGGAGAGGATATGGATGCTTTAAAAGGCCTCGTTTCCGCAGGAATCGGTGTCAGCCTGTTGCCTGAGAGTACATTTAATGACTCCATTCCGCGATTCACCGTCAAAGTACCAATAGAATTGCCAAAGGTCATGCGTACAGTTGGTGTCATTATCCCAAAACATCGAGAAATTGCTCCATCGGAAAAGAATTTCTACCAATTTCTTATCGAATTTTTCAACAAGTTGGAGCAATATAAATGACTACTCTTGATTGAACAAAAGTATATTTTCAAAAGTAGTCTGCAAAAAATTTGTCCCGAAAAACTTCGATCACAAGATTCCTATTACTGGAAAAACATCTTTAAGCAATGAAAAAGGAATGCTGGCAAGGCATTCCTTTTCTTCTTAATAATTATATCGCAATTCAAGCATGGTGTTTATTTGACGGAATAACTGAAAAGCTTTTCTAAGTTATCAACAATACTAGCCTTATCCGCCTCGACCACTTCCATATATTTCTGTTTCTCAAATAACTCTTTAATTTGCTGCGGAAATGTTTGCTCAATGCCGCAACGTTCAATAGATTCATTAAATTTGGCAGGATGTGCCGTTGCAAGGGTAACACAAACCTCTTTTGGATCATTGGATGTTTCATAGGCAGCCACTCCACAGGCAGTATGCGGGTCTAGTAAATAGCCAGTTTCATCATAGTATTTACTAATGGTTTCCAAGCATTCATCTCCCGCCACCCCATGTGCAGCGAAGTCCTCCTGCACCTGACAAAGCTGCTCCTCATTGACGGCAATTTTGCCTTCTGACTTGAATTGATCCATCTTCGCAGATACTGCAGCTGGGTTTTCATCTAGGAGGTAGTATAGATAACGTTCAAAATTGCTGGCTACTTGAATATCCATCGATGGGCTGTAAGTGCTGCGGAACTCACCAGGCCTGTACACCCCTTTTTGAACAAAACCTTCTAAAATATTATTTTCATTCGTAGCCACAATCAGTTTTCCAACCGGAAGACCCATTTTTTTGGCAAGATAGCCAGCAAAGATATCACCAAAATTTCCAGTAGGCACACTGAAATTCACCTGTTTTTTCCCTGTCTCTTTCGCTACTTGAAAATAGGCATAGAAATAATAAACAGTTTGCGCGAGGATTCGCACAAAGTTAATGGAATTAATTGCCCTTAGGTGATATTTGTTTTTATAATCCACATCGACGAACAATTCCTTTATCATTCTTTGACCATCATCGAACGTACCTTTTATCGCTAAATTTAGGACATTTTCATCATGAACCGTTGTCATTTGCAATTCTTGCACCTGACTAACTTTTCCAAATGGATGTAAGATACAAATTCGAATGCCTTCTTTTCCTCTAACGCCCTCAATGGCAGATGCACCTGTGTCCCCTGAGGTGGCTCCTAAAATATGAATCGTCTCTCCTGTCTTCTTGGAGACGTACGAATATAGATTCCCTAGAAATTGCAGAGCAATATCTTTAAATGCAAAGGTCGGGCCATGGAATAGCTCCAGCACATACATGTTATCCCTGATCTTTTTAACAGGCGTGATCTCTGAATGCCGGAAGGTTCCATAGCTTTTTTCGATTAAATCCTTTAACTCTTGGTCAGGAATTTCACCATCCACGTAAGAAGATATAATTTCAAATGCTAAGTCCTGATAAGAAAGCTTTGACATGGACTGAAGCTTTTCTTCAGAAATTTGCGGGATTTTTTCTGGAATTAATAATCCTCCATCATTTGCAAGCCCCATTAAGACCGTATCAATAAAACCAATTTTCCCTACGTTCCCGCGTGTGCTAATAAAGTTCATACTGTATCCTCCAAATCAAATCGTTAACTAAAATGAACGGAAGGTTCATCTTGTGGACTGTTAGGCAAGAAATATAATCAATATTCTCACTTTTCAAAAGACATAAAGTATTATACATCATACCTTATTTTCCTTCATCATTCCAGTATAGGTTTTTTTGATTTCTTTTGTCGATCCCAAACTCAATCGATTAAAGAATAAAAATCCCTTATACAATTAAACTATTTTATGGCCATTATATACCTATGAAAATGGCAGCACACACACTAGCCTGATATCATTGACGAAGCATCAAACTGATTTTTTAGCGGATTCTTGAATCTTATGAACGAATTCAAATTTTTGCTTAGAAGAATGGTTTTCCGCTGCTTCCCTTTCCATTTGTTTTTTCCGTCTATTATTTACTCCAAGAAAACCCATTGTCTGATTCTCAAGATCTTTTTTGATCATATTCACTATTAGAATAACTAAAAAGAACCCAAATGCTGGAATAAATGCATTCCAGGGTACCAAATTAAAATCGTTATAATTCTGGCCGATGATCCCTGCCCATTCATTTGATAATGAAGCTGGTTTAGGAGGATTATCGTAACCATATATTCCTGCGCGAGTTTGACCACCAAGAAAAAGACCAAATATCCCTAGATGCATCATCGTTTGCAGAGTACTCAACAGCTGCTGAACGGTAAACATAAGCCCAAATGAACGAATATATGGCAGCAATTGTCTTCTCACGATATGCCATTTGCTTGCCCCCATTAGAAAAGAGCTTTGGACAAAAGATGTATGTATAAGTTCCTCTGTTAAATCTGCTGCCATTAGCGATACTTGAGGTAATCCAATAAAAATAAGAATAATAACTTGGCAAGTAACTATGGATGTCACAGGTGCATCCTGAAAGCCGCCCACAATCGGAGTCATCAAAATGATGGCGATAAGAATTGGGGGAATATAACGAAACGGCAGAAAGAAATCTTTCATATAATCTTTTAAAAATGGTGCCCATAATGAGATAAAGATCCCAAACAGGCCGCCAATAAGGACTCTGATAACGGCAACGCCAAAAGCGGTGATGAGAGTAAATTTCGCACCATAAAGCATCAGCAGACCGAGATCTTCCCCATTTCGATTGGTTCCCAGCGGGTGACTGAAAGATGGAGGATATGGAGGCTTACCAAGAATATTGCCATGAGCATCTTCAATGAAATCCTGCTTAGCATAATTTGACGGGCCATAAAGGGGGTATAAACAACTTACAAGTAGGATGACCAGCAAAATGGCGGAGCCTATGATTGTTTTTTTATACTTTTTCATAAACCAGCAGCCTCCTTACCTTTCATACGCCTTGAAAGCAACCACGCTCCAGCTTCCACCGCTACGAGTGGAAGAGCGAACATTAACAAGCAGACGACAAGCGAAGCAATATCAGCGTGAATAAAAACGATTTTCTGAAAAATACGTGTAAATCCATTAATATCAAACATGTACTCCAAAAGATAAATATTGGACAAGATGACCCATACCACTGTCCTCAATTGCAGTAGCACAAGGGAAAAAATATTTCGAAAAATATGTACAAATAAAATTCTTAACCGGCCCATTCCTTTCGCTTTTACATAAAGGACGTAAACTTTACTTTGTTCTTCCATAATGACTTTGATAAGAAACTGTGACAATAAGAAAATGGGTAAAAAGGAAACAGCTACGATCGGTATGAAATACGGTTTTGCGCCAAAAAATCCGTAGAGCTGAAAAATTCTAAAACCTGTTGATTTATAAAAGGAGATCACTAAAAATTGAATAGAAAATATCACTAATAAGTCCGGAACTGCTTCAAAGAAATGAATTCCTTTTATTAAATGTTCCCTCATATTCTTCGGAGCAAGCATAACCGAAATACTTATGGACACTGCTATTAGAATAACGGCTGCAAGGCTGATTAAAAGCAGCGTCATAGAATACTTATAATTTTCCATTATAGAATATTGTTTAAAATAGCCTAGGTAACGGGGATCCTTGATTTGCAGTAAATAAAGAAAATTCGCTTTAACCATTTGCCAAAAAGGTATAACATTTATTTCAAACTTATTATTTTTTCCGATTCCAAATAAATAAGGAAGATTGAACGTAAATAAAAATCCAGCGAAAACGATGATCACTCTTATGACATTCCGGACCAGGTTTTTCATTTCATTCCTCCCGCCATATATGTAAAAACTGACTATACAGTTTACAAACAACCTAATTATAACCTGAATTATCAATTATTGGTATATTTTGTTTGAAATAATTATTCTAATTCCTTTTATACATAACCAATAATGAACTTTATCAGGAAGTATAACTTTTGAGCATGTTTTTTGTAGTAATGCTAAATGATAAAGGTGAAAAAAGAAAGAAGGTGATGAGCATTTTAAAATCTATGAAAACGGGGATCATTTTACCTCATGGTGAGAAGGTCGATCAAGAGAAACGTCAGGGACATCTTAATGCCTTTAGTTTGGCGGGTATTGGAATTGGAGGTGTAATTGGTGCCGGTTTCTTCCTTGGATCAGGTTTGGCTGTACGGGAAGCAGGGCCTTCTGTTACACTCGCCTTTTTATTAGGCGGTATGGTGATGATGCAAGTTCTTGGAGCGATGACAAGCATTAATGTCAACCGGCTCGAGCCTGGTTCATTTCGAGTGTATGTCCAGGAATTTTTAGGCTCCTATGCCGGTTTTTTATTGGGATGGTCTGTGTTTATTTCCAGTATTCTCGGGGTTGGCTCGGAAGCAATTGCGATGGGAGTATTTGCCCATTACTGGTTTCCACACCTGCCACTGCCTATTTTTGCGATGTCGTTTTTGGTTATCATTATCTTAATGAATATGATGAATATGGACAAGTTTGGAAAAATAGAATCTGGAATGGCAGCATTGAAAGTAATAGCCCTTCTTGCTTTCATTCTTATAGGAGGTTACGCACTTTTCTTACATAGTAATTTTTCCCCTCAGCGGCCTTTTTCGGGTTGGATTGCCTTTTTTCCTAAGGGGTATTTCGGTCTGCTGCAATCCATGTTAGTTATTATTTTTTCCTTTGCTGGGATAAGTGCGGTAGCTATGGCAGGGCGTCAGGTAACAAGACCGCTGGTGGAGATCCCGAGGGCTGGCATGATGATGTCCATTGGCGCTATTGGATTATATGTATTATCCATGCTGGTCTTAGTTATGATCCTAGCATGGAATTCTGTTTCGACGAACAAATCTCCTTTTGTTCAAGCTTTTCAAACGATCGGATTCAATTGGGCTGCGATAGCCATGAATGGCATCATATTGTTAGCAGCTTTTTCGGTGATGGCAGCAAGTTACTATGCATCCATTGAATTACTCGTGTCTCTCTCGACAGCAAAACAAGCTCCATCCTATTTCCTCCAGCACTCTCATCGCGGTTTTTATCGCAATGCTTGGCTGGCAGTTGCAATTGGTGCCTTGATTGTCGTAGGAATGTCATTCCTGCTTCCTTCTTCTATTTATAATTATTTAATTTCAGCTTCTTCTTATTTTACGTTTTTGAACTGGTCGCTTAATCTTGTCACCTACTTGATTTGGCGGAAAAAGAAAAAGGAAAATGAAACCTTTGATTCAAGGCTGATTTGGGGCAGGCCTGGGGCATATGGAACCATAATAGCCATTGTCATCCTATTCATCATGAGCCTGCGTGTTCATGATTTCCGAATGGGATTTTATGCAGCAGCAGGTTTTATTTCTATGATCAGTATTTCTTATGTTTTTTGGTCACGTAAGCATTTACATCTTACCTAGCACAAAAACCTATAACTGGATTCATAGAATTTAGTTATAGGTTTTATCTAAATTACAAATTTAAGCTTCCTCCTGTATAAGCTGATTCATGGAGTTTAGCTCGGAAGTAAGTTCCATAAACCAGGTCTTATCTTTTGTTAAAAGTGCCAAATCTATAAGAAATTGAATTTGCGCCTTATTTGTAACATTAGAAACAGGTAAACTTTTCACCTGTCGACTTGAAAGTAAGATGGTTTTTCCAACGGTCTCGTTATGATCACTCCTCACGACGGTCACCTTTACTTCTCCTTTTTGAATTTCTGATGACTGAGATTCAACATATCCAATAATTAATTCCCCACTCCGCGATTTTGCTTTAATCCAATCACCTATTTTTAAAATGGTATTTTGATAAGACATCCTACTTTTCACCTTCTTTTTAATTTCAACTTCAAACTGTAACTTTTTTTATTACATTTCAAACATAGAAATCTGCGGCCAGCACTGGGTCACAGACACTTATTAACCAGATCGACAATCTCTTTTATGGTATAGTTCTTTAGGTATTCACCTAAATGTTCTTCTGCACCTAAAAAAATGCTGAATAAAACACCCTGCATATTGGCACCCACAATACACCGTTCATTTGAATCCGGACACTTAGGTTGCAGAGCACCTTCGGAGGTGAGCATGTATATGTCCCAAAGATTTACTTCACTTAAGTCTAAAGCAAAAATAAATCCGCCTCCCGTTCCCTCTTTCGATTTTATAAATCCATGTTTTTTCAACATACTTAGCACTTTTCGAATGCGTACAGGATGAACGCAAGCACTTTCTGAAATAGCTTCACTTGTTGACATCCGGTCGGGCTGCAACGCTAGAAAAGTTAAACTATGAATGGCAAGTGTAAAATCACTATTCATGTGGCTTGCCTCCTAAAAATATAAACTGCTTTAAAGTTAAAATCTTTTAAAATATTTTTTCAAAATTCATCAACGTATGCAATCATAAACGCAATAAATCAACTTGTAAAGCAATTCGCTTTTTCCTTAGTCAGAATAAATTACACTTCCCATTGTTTCTTTACCTGATCTTCTGCTAATTGTTTAATTTTTTCCCAAGTCGTATCTTTTTTCACGATGACATTGGTTTGATAATTTCGATCTTTATACTGTACTGTTACAAATACTTCAATCATCTCTTTTTTCCTCCCTTCTAAAAACAAACATGAATCACTGTCAGTCTAGTATCCTTCCTTCGGTTTTGTTTTAACCGAAAGACCAACAAATTGACTTCATTCTTTTAGTTAGCCATTTTATTCCAATTTTCATTCCGAAATGTACGAAGCTTGCGGGGAAGAAAACTTGAAATCTCATCCTCGTTATAACCAACCTGTAACCTTTTTTCATCATGGATAATAGGTCGTCGCAACATTTTAGGGTTCTCGATCATTAATTTATAGAATTCATTCAGCGGCAGCGTTTCAATATTGATATTTAATTCCTGAAATGATTTTGAATTTGTTGAAATGATTTCTGTCGTCCCCTCTTCTGTTAAGCGAAGAATGGATTTAATTTCATCTACTGTAATGGGCGAAGACAGTATGTTTCTCTCAATAAAATCAATATCATGTTCTTCAAACCAAGCTTTTGCTTTTCTGCACGATGCACAGCTGGGTGTTGTATATAAAGTCACCATTATTATCAAACTCCTTAAAATGTAATAATTAATATTACAGTTGTCATACTGTAACTTTAATATTTACAGTTAAAAATGTCAACATTATTTTTATTAAGGGAATACCTATTTTTAATTAACACCAGATCCTGTTTTCTTATTTGCCGCGGAAATTGACTGTTGCTATGATGTTATTAATTCCCCCCTTTTTATGGTCTTCCTATTATTTGAGCAAATAGAGGGCAAAATATATAAATACAAACTTCATAAATATTCTTGATTGAAAAGGAATGATGGAATTGCAGGAGAAAAAATTAGCTGGAGAAGAAGCCGTTCAGTATATTAAAGAAGGAATGATTCTTGGGTTGGGCAGCGGCTCTACTGTATATTTCACTTTACAGAAGTTAGGTGAGTTAATAAAGAACGGATTATTAATAAAAGGTGTTTCAACATCAAATTCGACTACAGCAATTTGCCAAGAATTAGGCATACCTTTGATTCCCATTAATGAGGTAGAACGAATTGATTTAACGATCGATGGTGTAGATGAAGTAGACAACCAATTTAACGGGATTAAAGGCGGCGGCGGAGCACTTCTCTTTGAAAAAGTGGTGGCGTCCATTTCAGAAAAGGTGATCTGGATAGCAGATTCAAGTAAATTGTCGCAAAACTTAGGAAATTTCCCATTACCTGTAGAAATTATTCCATTTGGATATACGCATGTACTAAAAAAGCTGGAAAGTCAACATCTCAATCCGAAATTGAGGATGAAGCAGAATGAAGTTTACAAAACAGACAGTGGAAATTATATTGTTGATCTACACCTGAATGCCATTGAAAACGTGAATCAGTTAAGTTCTTTTTTGAAAAATATAACCGGTGTCGTGGAGCATGGCTTATTTATAAATGTGGTTGATACTTTAATCGTTGCGGATCAAGAACATGTAAAAACAACAAATGTGAAATAACAAAATATAAGGTTTGGTTCTAAATATCGGAACTGAACAACTTTCTTTAAGAGCCACTGTTTTCAATGGCTTTTTTCTTTTCCTGCTTCCATTTCTAAACAAGAAATGGCTGTTGGTAAATTGTATGATTGACCAAAATGGTTGTCAGCCCTTGATATCCGTATGATCGCTTTCAATAAAAATCATAGTAATCAGATTTAAGAAATCTTTACTTTTCTTTAATAAATGAATCAATTTCAAAAATCTGAGCCCTACGGGCTCAAGGCTTTTAAACACCAAAAAAAGGAGTACCTCCCCAAAATGTCTAAATAAGTAAGCACCACACAAACTTATAAGACTGGAGGAAGACTCCCTATGGCTATTATAAGACAAGGAAGCCTATTTGGACTACAAGAATTATACGATTTAGAACCTACCCATCGTTTTGAAGCTGTTTTTTCTGCTATCAACATTGAACCAATCTTCTCTGTGGTAACGAAGAAATCTCGTTTTGGTAGACCTGTTGAACTGAACTATGCAGCTATGATTTACTCTTTAGTTGCCCGATTAATGGAACGAATTCCTTTTATTAAAGATTTGGTGATGAGATTAAAAAATGACATGGTTTTCCGTCTAGACTGCGGATTTTTGGTTTCTGATACTGTACCTTCAGAAGCAGCTTATTCAAGAATGGTGACAATCCTCAGTGAATCTAACGTTCTTGAAAAGGTTAAGGAAACGATTCTTTATCAAGCCATTACAGAAGGATTTGTCACTGATGATACAGTAGCTCTTGATGCCACACACTTTGAAGCAAAAGATCAGGCACCTCAAAAAGAGGAAAAACCAAAAAACGAACCTAAGAAACGTGGGCGTAAATCGAAAGAAGAAAGAGAACAATGGTTGATTGAAAAAGCTGATCGCGAAACCAATCTACCTCTTTTTGAAAAGAAAATTGAAGAACAGTTAGACGTTACTTTAGATCATCTTCGTGCTGAAATTCCCAAAAACCCTGAGTGGGGTGTAAAGAAAAACAGCGAAGGAAAGAACGTATTTTGGTATGGATATAAGGCTCATTTAGCTGTTGGAACAAAAAGCCAATATATTCTTCAATCGCTTTTCTCTTCTGGTAATTTGAATGACGGAAAGGCTGCGATTCCTTTATTAAAAGGAATTCAAGAGCGTGTTCAACTTTCAACTTTACGGTACCATACGATGGATGCTGGGTATGATTACGAACCGATTTATGAACAAATTCACCGGATGGGTCACCAATCTGTTATTGCCTATAACAAGCGTAATGAACCTGAGATAGAAGGTTTTGATAAACATTTCGCCCCCACTTGTTTCCGGGAACACTCGTATCGATATGATAGTTTCGATCCGAAATACAAAACTCTCAAATATACACATCCAAAAGAATGTAAAAATTGCCCTTTAGCCAATGAGGGTATTTGCCAAAAGACCTATAAAATAAAAATCACGACAGATCTTCGAAAATATACAGCACCGGCCCGTGGTTCGAAAGCTTGGAAAACTGTCTTTAAACGACGTACCGCTGTGGAACGTGTGAATGCTTATCTCAAGTTATACTTTCAACTAGACAATGTTCGTTATCGAACAGGAAAGCGTGCCAAAGTTCATTTTGACTTAGTCACCTTAGTTTATAATGCCTCAAAATTAGCAGTTGATCGTATCAGAAAAATGTTAGAATGCCCGCAACAACAAGTAGCGTAGTTTTAAAAAATTGAATAAGTCCCGTTAGGGACAATCTAGACTTTTTTAAAAAAGGAAATTATGAAATTGATTCAAATGCTAAATAAATAAAAGTTAAACTAATACT
Above is a genomic segment from Neobacillus endophyticus containing:
- a CDS encoding LysR family transcriptional regulator translates to MELRQLRYFIEVAERQHVTEAAENMNVAQSAVSYQITKLEEELGVKLLERVGRNIKVTQIGNIFLQYVKNALKTIDEAQEKINEYLDPHAGTIKIGYPTSLARYWLPTVISAYRDSHPNVNFHLRQGSYSYLIDSVKNGEIDLAFLGPVPMKDPDLVAKILFMENIVALLPNHHPLADRKSLFLSDLRTDPFVLFPNGYVLRKIAVEACQQAGFEPNIASEGEDMDALKGLVSAGIGVSLLPESTFNDSIPRFTVKVPIELPKVMRTVGVIIPKHREIAPSEKNFYQFLIEFFNKLEQYK
- the thrC gene encoding threonine synthase, which codes for MNFISTRGNVGKIGFIDTVLMGLANDGGLLIPEKIPQISEEKLQSMSKLSYQDLAFEIISSYVDGEIPDQELKDLIEKSYGTFRHSEITPVKKIRDNMYVLELFHGPTFAFKDIALQFLGNLYSYVSKKTGETIHILGATSGDTGASAIEGVRGKEGIRICILHPFGKVSQVQELQMTTVHDENVLNLAIKGTFDDGQRMIKELFVDVDYKNKYHLRAINSINFVRILAQTVYYFYAYFQVAKETGKKQVNFSVPTGNFGDIFAGYLAKKMGLPVGKLIVATNENNILEGFVQKGVYRPGEFRSTYSPSMDIQVASNFERYLYYLLDENPAAVSAKMDQFKSEGKIAVNEEQLCQVQEDFAAHGVAGDECLETISKYYDETGYLLDPHTACGVAAYETSNDPKEVCVTLATAHPAKFNESIERCGIEQTFPQQIKELFEKQKYMEVVEADKASIVDNLEKLFSYSVK
- a CDS encoding ABC transporter permease subunit is translated as MKKYKKTIIGSAILLVILLVSCLYPLYGPSNYAKQDFIEDAHGNILGKPPYPPSFSHPLGTNRNGEDLGLLMLYGAKFTLITAFGVAVIRVLIGGLFGIFISLWAPFLKDYMKDFFLPFRYIPPILIAIILMTPIVGGFQDAPVTSIVTCQVIILIFIGLPQVSLMAADLTEELIHTSFVQSSFLMGASKWHIVRRQLLPYIRSFGLMFTVQQLLSTLQTMMHLGIFGLFLGGQTRAGIYGYDNPPKPASLSNEWAGIIGQNYNDFNLVPWNAFIPAFGFFLVILIVNMIKKDLENQTMGFLGVNNRRKKQMEREAAENHSSKQKFEFVHKIQESAKKSV
- a CDS encoding ABC transporter permease subunit: MKNLVRNVIRVIIVFAGFLFTFNLPYLFGIGKNNKFEINVIPFWQMVKANFLYLLQIKDPRYLGYFKQYSIMENYKYSMTLLLISLAAVILIAVSISISVMLAPKNMREHLIKGIHFFEAVPDLLVIFSIQFLVISFYKSTGFRIFQLYGFFGAKPYFIPIVAVSFLPIFLLSQFLIKVIMEEQSKVYVLYVKAKGMGRLRILFVHIFRNIFSLVLLQLRTVVWVILSNIYLLEYMFDINGFTRIFQKIVFIHADIASLVVCLLMFALPLVAVEAGAWLLSRRMKGKEAAGL
- a CDS encoding amino acid permease — translated: MLNDKGEKRKKVMSILKSMKTGIILPHGEKVDQEKRQGHLNAFSLAGIGIGGVIGAGFFLGSGLAVREAGPSVTLAFLLGGMVMMQVLGAMTSINVNRLEPGSFRVYVQEFLGSYAGFLLGWSVFISSILGVGSEAIAMGVFAHYWFPHLPLPIFAMSFLVIIILMNMMNMDKFGKIESGMAALKVIALLAFILIGGYALFLHSNFSPQRPFSGWIAFFPKGYFGLLQSMLVIIFSFAGISAVAMAGRQVTRPLVEIPRAGMMMSIGAIGLYVLSMLVLVMILAWNSVSTNKSPFVQAFQTIGFNWAAIAMNGIILLAAFSVMAASYYASIELLVSLSTAKQAPSYFLQHSHRGFYRNAWLAVAIGALIVVGMSFLLPSSIYNYLISASSYFTFLNWSLNLVTYLIWRKKKKENETFDSRLIWGRPGAYGTIIAIVILFIMSLRVHDFRMGFYAAAGFISMISISYVFWSRKHLHLT
- a CDS encoding IDEAL domain-containing protein, coding for MSYQNTILKIGDWIKAKSRSGELIIGYVESQSSEIQKGEVKVTVVRSDHNETVGKTILLSSRQVKSLPVSNVTNKAQIQFLIDLALLTKDKTWFMELTSELNSMNQLIQEEA
- a CDS encoding RrF2 family transcriptional regulator, whose protein sequence is MNSDFTLAIHSLTFLALQPDRMSTSEAISESACVHPVRIRKVLSMLKKHGFIKSKEGTGGGFIFALDLSEVNLWDIYMLTSEGALQPKCPDSNERCIVGANMQGVLFSIFLGAEEHLGEYLKNYTIKEIVDLVNKCL
- a CDS encoding BA3454 family stress response protein; this encodes MIEVFVTVQYKDRNYQTNVIVKKDTTWEKIKQLAEDQVKKQWEV
- the spxA gene encoding transcriptional regulator SpxA codes for the protein MVTLYTTPSCASCRKAKAWFEEHDIDFIERNILSSPITVDEIKSILRLTEEGTTEIISTNSKSFQELNINIETLPLNEFYKLMIENPKMLRRPIIHDEKRLQVGYNEDEISSFLPRKLRTFRNENWNKMAN
- the rpiA gene encoding ribose-5-phosphate isomerase RpiA — translated: MQEKKLAGEEAVQYIKEGMILGLGSGSTVYFTLQKLGELIKNGLLIKGVSTSNSTTAICQELGIPLIPINEVERIDLTIDGVDEVDNQFNGIKGGGGALLFEKVVASISEKVIWIADSSKLSQNLGNFPLPVEIIPFGYTHVLKKLESQHLNPKLRMKQNEVYKTDSGNYIVDLHLNAIENVNQLSSFLKNITGVVEHGLFINVVDTLIVADQEHVKTTNVK
- a CDS encoding IS1182 family transposase translates to MAIIRQGSLFGLQELYDLEPTHRFEAVFSAINIEPIFSVVTKKSRFGRPVELNYAAMIYSLVARLMERIPFIKDLVMRLKNDMVFRLDCGFLVSDTVPSEAAYSRMVTILSESNVLEKVKETILYQAITEGFVTDDTVALDATHFEAKDQAPQKEEKPKNEPKKRGRKSKEEREQWLIEKADRETNLPLFEKKIEEQLDVTLDHLRAEIPKNPEWGVKKNSEGKNVFWYGYKAHLAVGTKSQYILQSLFSSGNLNDGKAAIPLLKGIQERVQLSTLRYHTMDAGYDYEPIYEQIHRMGHQSVIAYNKRNEPEIEGFDKHFAPTCFREHSYRYDSFDPKYKTLKYTHPKECKNCPLANEGICQKTYKIKITTDLRKYTAPARGSKAWKTVFKRRTAVERVNAYLKLYFQLDNVRYRTGKRAKVHFDLVTLVYNASKLAVDRIRKMLECPQQQVA